Proteins encoded within one genomic window of uncultured Sphingopyxis sp.:
- a CDS encoding LON peptidase substrate-binding domain-containing protein → MGETAPLTIQRIAIFPLTGAVLFPGLHLPLHIFEPRYAAMVQEVLARDRQIGMIQPRQLPGEEDREPPALYDVGCVGRIVDVEALDEGRFNLVLEGVARFRVRRELDVTTPFRQVEAEIEVEAEDDAVLASIERASLEREAKRFAQRQGYVVDWDSVGQLDDATLVNGIAQVAPFDAAAKQALLEASPIDARAELVVQLMQFFGRFDSDDGRATLQ, encoded by the coding sequence ATGGGCGAAACCGCGCCCCTGACCATCCAGCGGATCGCGATCTTTCCGCTCACCGGCGCGGTGCTGTTTCCGGGGCTGCACCTGCCGCTGCACATCTTCGAGCCGCGCTATGCGGCGATGGTGCAGGAGGTGCTCGCGCGCGACCGCCAGATCGGGATGATCCAGCCGCGCCAGTTGCCCGGCGAGGAGGATCGCGAGCCCCCCGCACTCTACGACGTCGGCTGCGTCGGGCGCATCGTCGACGTCGAGGCGCTCGACGAGGGGCGCTTCAACCTCGTGCTCGAAGGCGTCGCGCGCTTTCGCGTCCGGCGCGAGCTCGACGTCACGACGCCCTTCCGGCAGGTCGAGGCCGAGATCGAGGTCGAAGCCGAGGACGACGCCGTGCTCGCAAGCATCGAGCGCGCGAGCCTCGAGCGCGAAGCGAAGCGGTTCGCGCAGCGGCAGGGCTATGTCGTCGACTGGGATTCGGTCGGCCAGCTCGACGACGCGACGCTCGTCAACGGCATCGCGCAGGTCGCGCCGTTCGACGCGGCGGCGAAACAGGCGCTGCTCGAAGCCTCGCCGATCGACGCGCGCGCCGAGCTGGTCGTGCAGCTGATGCAATTCTTCGGCCGCTTCGACAGCGACGACGGGCGCGCGACGCTGCAATAA
- a CDS encoding sigma factor: MSAKSDVLEQAVTDYIRARTACDAAPGARARAAADRAFARLAALAAPRIRYFTRSYGLADVADDAAQVCAIALHRAAERYDPARARFTTYVNWQFRAELQALRHRLHGDQRCAGRRQVAAMLSLEALADEGMDERLADSAAEEAVERGAADRLAGLTADRLVADWASRREKALLRTPRGAAAPARVRVKLRAEGALIRRQLTHAEAPLERLGEADRHIVRRAFADMARHAGAKPH; encoded by the coding sequence ATGTCGGCAAAAAGCGACGTACTCGAACAGGCGGTGACGGACTATATCCGGGCGCGGACCGCCTGCGATGCCGCGCCGGGGGCGCGAGCGCGGGCGGCCGCCGACCGGGCCTTCGCCCGCCTCGCCGCGCTGGCGGCGCCGCGCATCCGTTATTTCACGCGCAGCTACGGCCTTGCCGACGTCGCCGACGATGCGGCGCAGGTCTGCGCGATCGCGCTCCACCGCGCCGCCGAACGCTATGATCCGGCCCGCGCGCGCTTCACCACCTATGTGAACTGGCAATTTCGCGCCGAGCTGCAGGCGCTGCGCCACCGCCTCCACGGCGACCAGCGGTGCGCAGGGCGGCGGCAGGTGGCAGCGATGCTATCGCTCGAGGCGCTGGCGGACGAAGGGATGGACGAGCGGCTAGCGGATTCCGCGGCTGAAGAAGCGGTCGAACGGGGCGCCGCCGACCGGCTCGCGGGCCTCACCGCCGACCGGCTGGTCGCCGATTGGGCGTCGCGGCGCGAAAAAGCCCTGCTGCGAACGCCGCGCGGAGCGGCCGCGCCCGCGCGGGTCCGCGTGAAACTGCGCGCGGAAGGCGCGCTGATCCGCCGCCAGCTGACGCATGCCGAAGCGCCGCTCGAACGGCTCGGCGAGGCCGACCGCCACATCGTGCGCCGCGCCTTCGCCGACATGGCGCGGCATGCCGGCGCAAAGCCGCATTGA
- a CDS encoding FAD-dependent monooxygenase, whose amino-acid sequence MTELLRSDVLISGGGLVGQALALALAHHGLSSQIVDPADPVATIAPGFDGRASAIASATWQMFEVLGIADRLAGHGCPIRAIRVGDGAPDSGRGGELDFVTAGDDPPLGTMVENRQLRLALAAALADAPLVRRWMPAAVASRAIDGHGVTLTLADGTKLAAPLLIVAEGRRSPTRDEAGFSIASWSYHHHAMIGAVAHERPHGNVAHEIFYPSGPFALLPLVADEQGRHRSAFVWTVSEKDGPGFAKLGDRGFTAELEKRAGGVLGAMELVVPRMTYPLGFHHSASIVAERLALVGDAAHGIHPIAGQGLNLGLRDVAALAEVLVDGARLGLDLGDAALLARYQRWRGLDNMMVSLATDGLTRLFGIPGRTAAAIRRTGLGAVQHMPALKRFFMDEARGEAGDLPRLLAGTEV is encoded by the coding sequence ATGACCGAACTCCTGCGCAGCGATGTCCTGATTTCGGGTGGCGGCCTGGTCGGCCAGGCGCTCGCCCTTGCCCTCGCTCATCACGGCCTGTCGAGCCAGATCGTCGATCCCGCCGACCCGGTGGCGACGATCGCGCCGGGCTTCGACGGCCGCGCTTCGGCGATCGCCAGCGCGACGTGGCAGATGTTCGAGGTGCTGGGGATCGCGGACCGTCTCGCCGGTCATGGCTGCCCGATTCGCGCGATCAGAGTGGGCGACGGCGCACCCGACAGCGGGCGCGGCGGCGAGCTCGATTTCGTCACTGCGGGCGACGATCCGCCGCTCGGCACGATGGTCGAGAACCGCCAGCTTCGCCTCGCGCTCGCCGCCGCGCTCGCCGACGCGCCGCTGGTGCGGCGCTGGATGCCCGCGGCCGTCGCCTCGCGCGCGATCGACGGTCATGGCGTCACGCTGACGCTCGCCGACGGCACGAAGCTCGCGGCGCCGCTCCTCATCGTCGCCGAGGGCCGCCGCTCGCCGACGCGCGACGAGGCGGGGTTCAGCATTGCGAGCTGGTCCTATCATCATCATGCGATGATCGGCGCGGTGGCGCATGAAAGGCCGCATGGCAACGTCGCGCACGAAATCTTCTATCCCTCGGGGCCCTTCGCCTTGCTGCCGCTCGTCGCCGACGAACAGGGGCGGCATCGCTCGGCCTTCGTGTGGACGGTGTCCGAAAAGGACGGTCCCGGCTTCGCCAAGCTGGGCGACCGCGGTTTCACCGCCGAGCTCGAAAAGCGCGCGGGCGGCGTACTGGGTGCGATGGAACTCGTCGTGCCGCGCATGACCTATCCGCTGGGCTTCCACCACAGCGCCTCGATCGTCGCCGAGCGGCTGGCGCTCGTCGGCGACGCGGCGCACGGCATCCACCCGATCGCGGGGCAGGGCCTCAACCTCGGGCTGCGCGACGTCGCGGCGCTCGCCGAGGTGCTCGTCGACGGCGCGCGGCTCGGGCTCGACCTCGGCGATGCGGCGCTGCTTGCGCGCTATCAGCGGTGGCGGGGGCTCGACAATATGATGGTCAGCCTCGCGACCGACGGGCTGACGCGGCTGTTCGGCATTCCGGGGCGCACCGCCGCCGCGATTCGCCGCACCGGGCTCGGCGCGGTGCAGCATATGCCGGCGCTCAAGCGATTCTTCATGGACGAGGCGCGCGGCGAGGCCGGCGACCTGCCGCGCCTGCTCGCGGGCACGGAGGTCTAG